GTCTGTATATAACTTGGGTGTTTAAATGGGCCAAACACTGACCATGGTTGCAAAGACCACAATATTTAAACATCTCCTAAATTAAGTCAACGCTATGAACCAGGATGAGAATGTGGATTATTCCAACTTTTTATAACTGACGTACATTTTAAGGAGGGTAATTTATAACGACTACAGTTTCTCAAGGGTAAACAACAATGGCAACATTACAGAAAGATGGAGGGTGGTGGGAGGTGGGTTCTTCTGTACATCAAGAATGGAATAGTTTAGTAAATAGCCTGTGTTTCAGACTGTTTGGAGGATTAAGTAGCAAAAGAtgtatacatttacacactcatCTAAATTGCATTGTCTGTGCATCGCTTATCATGATGTGTCTGTTTCCGCAGGCATCAAGCTGacgctctctgctctccttgaTGGCAAGAACATCAATGCTGGTGGCCACAAGCTTGGTCTCGGCCTCGAGTTCCAGGCGTAGGAGGATGAGGCAGACGCCCTTCTAGTCCTCCCAGAACACACGTATtccccaccaaaaaaaaaaaaaatattccaaATCCTTTATTGATTAGCTAGCCCTCACAAAAACCCTCTTTCCCCTAGACATGCTACAGCTGGAAGCAAGACAGCATAATGGTCAAATCGTTCTTGCAACGATCTACCACTTTTAAAGGACCACTTTAAGGGAAcattatattttcaaaataaagagcCGAGTTCAAAACAAAACTACGACCATGTAACAGAAAGTTTTATCTTGAATTGTGTAGCTTGCAAGGGAAAAGTAGCCTTGAGTACATTCATGTTGGCCTCACTCTTTGTCATTTCACTACATTCATGCACAAGGCTTtaatttgtgtgtctctctgctttccAATGCAGATAAAAGGGAAAGTAAGAGCTAGATCAGCCCAAAATGCATAAAGGGCGCGACACAGTCAGCGTACAGTTGATTAGTTACACCACCAGATGGTGCTGTTGTTTGGCGCCATTAAGCACTCCTTGCTCTAAAGTTGTAGTGGTGaaataacagttttattttcacttttgcacAGGAGAGCTTTAGTGTCTGTCTTGATATATTATACAATGGGAATGGAAGGGTTAGTTGTCCCTGATGTAAGCAGCTGTCAGTCGCTCAAAGAGGCACTACACCCCAATGTGTACATTCTGTGTTTTCGTCTCACTTGttatttgtgtctgtgcatttgGTGTGAAACATGTCTTTTGTTACATATAGCAAAAagaatattattttattgacaGTCATAGTTTAATCCACCTGTGAAGTCTTACGAAGGCAAAGACATGTCAATTCTTCCTGGTCGAGCAAACGAAAGGAAACCTATCATGCACACAGTTGAACTTCTCTGAAGAAGCGTTATGGTACTTCTTTGAAGCAGGATGAAAAGAATAAAGTGGACAGGAAATGGTAGTCTTCCACAACTGGTTATGGGAATCATGCATAGTGTACTTGACAGTATTGTCATTCCCTGAATTAAATAAAGAACATCTTGAACCAGTTTCtgattgtatttttcttctgcCTTTTGTCAGATATAGACCTGCATCTTGTGATGATAATTTCACCCCAGGTTTATTTATAATTCTGTGCAAACACTTCAGCACAAATAAGATGGCCATTTTTGACCTGCAACGAAAAATTATCTTTGTTATGGATTAATCTGTcaattctttgtttttattaatcgATATTGTTTGTCACAAATCCTAGAGAAGACCAAATGGTGGATATTTGATCTCTGGATTTTATAATTTCTTGACTAGATCAGGAGTGAAAACAGAGGCCATGACAGCTGATTTTGAACAATGCCTTGTCTAACTTCTAAGTTCTGACAGTGTTTCACTAAACAAGGCATAGAAAGTGATTGAATAGTTCTTGAAATTGATGTTAGAGTGAGAACACTGATTACCCACCACATATCTGTATTAGGTATAGGTGAACTACTCTTGCATGGATTGTCCTCAACCATAATGTTCTGGTTGAAATCCTGGAGACCTCTGTAAAACAAACGTATATGTTTATAACTTATCCAACATAAGTTTCTTATTTAAGTTTTATAACATTTTGCTCATGAGAGATCTAATAAGGAGTTGGACCTCACTGGAGTCCGAATTGACCCCAAACATAAGTAAGGTCACTTTTTAGGATAACTTTGTCTGAGTGAGTTTTTGGCAGACAAAAGGattgaaatacatgaaatggaacatgaaatatttcctcTTTTGGTGTAATAATGCTTCATGgttatttccacattttgtcaccttCAAAGCCCATTTGTGACTGATGTAAGTATTACCACCTCAGTACTTTCCCATATATTGGCTTTTAATAGGGTCAGAAGAAGAGTAAAACAGTGAAGTTTGTGGACCCCAAACGAAGAGGAGTAAATCCAATGTCATcaagacaataaaataaaattcaatatATAGGCTTTAACCAGTTCATAAACAAGTATGCCAGGTATTTGGaggcatttatttgacattaattAATTACTCAGACCTCAGACCATCCACTTTTCATAACtctgactcaaacacacattcactcacttTGTTACACCCTGTATGTGGCCATGCTAAGCCACGCCTCTTCAGTTACTTACGCATCAACATGGCGACGTGCAGGAAGATGGGGCGAAGCAGGAGAAATatttgtgctctctctctggttATTTTTATCCAGCTGTTAGCCAGCGGCTGCCTGTCAGCTCCGGTAAATATCACGACGGAAGGTAGGTTATACTTTTATGAAGTATCTGAGATTATGACTGTTTTTTAACCAACCAACACGACTGCTAGTTAGCGAGCCACTGTCAggtagctaacgttactgtaGCTAGTTGGCTAGTACGTCATGCTAGCAAACCGCGGTGTCAGGTGAGAGGGGCGATAAGGGTCTAACTGTGCGTCCCGGAAAAGTcataaaacagtattttgttttaaactcaAGTCCTTATCAAagtattacattacatttcaacaAAGTACATTTCCAAATATAAAGAGTTATATGATGTTTGAAATGTGACTTCCTTGTGACCGTCTTGTTATTAAATCTATCCGTCGCGCGATTGTCAGTTGGAAAAAAGTTCAAACATTCTGACGTTAACGTCAACCTGTCTAGAcgttatttgtacattttttcaGTGTTAAACTTGGATAAAGATAGCCGACTTTGTCTTAACAATATTTTAAGTAACTCCATAAAGTCTTCAGACACACTAGGATCATCTCGAAACCATAAAACAGGAAGTAGCATTTTTCTGGTCAAAATTCAAGCTCCGCAACCTTACGACCGGCGTAGACCTGTATTGGCTAGAATGTTTAGTTCGACCAGTTAACtggaatgtgtgttttaagatAACCCCATTAAAATTGGCATTATGTAGTAGTTAAGGGTCTGCTTTGCGATGCCCCGCGGGGACTCATAAGCAGCAATGATTTGTGGTGGTCAGATAAAGTGACCTGGTCCAGATGTCCTGGTCATATATCTGAGCTGTTAATTTACCCTCTGTCAgtccagcagctccaccacTCATTAAACAAAAACCATTTGAAGTTTACCATCAAGGAACTGGGAACAGTAAAGGCTGCAAAATTGCCCTCAGTGGCAGGCTCTATCATTGCATAAATGTTCTTCGATGTATTGGCTTAAATCTGTTGAGATGAGGCCAGTGGTGTTGATTTCTTGGCCTGTGTTCTCTAGTCTTTCCAAATGGGGATTGTATGTCATGTTACTGCATGTATGGGCAACTGTCAGGTGTTTGCTGGGAAAGTCTCCGGCCTATTTCAGCTTGTATCATTGTGTCAAAGATGCACCGATACAACAAAAATACATCCAGACAGGAACAAAACTATTAATTAAAGGACTATTTGCTCTAAAAAGTATTTCCATGAAATATGAATCCAGAAATATCAAACACATCAATGTCTGTATGTGATAGACAGGTCATGTATTTGTGTAAGACTTGTCACACAAATCCTATGATCTGACATTAGTAATGGCGCTATCCCCTACAATATCCCCTTGTAGCCTGGAATCACATCAGTATCTGCTTGCAATATTTACTGACTTAACATTTCATCCTCTTTTGAAGCATTTTAAGTTGTATAAACTCTCATGTTTGGTATCGGTTCATGAAATCATATCTTGACATATCATTTATGTCCTGTCCTTATACTGTGAATGTCCCTTTAGGTTtcattattgtgtgttttgtccctgggagggaacaaaaaaaatatttatacagAGGGAGGATGACCTTAACTTGATCAGCCACTAGCCTGCgaaatatttatttagcttgaaatacaaacagcaaaatgacaACTGCCTAGTGGCAAAATTGGTTGTCAGACTGTACAACCACCCTTGGCCTAAATTTACCAGCTTTAAGCTAGTGGCTACTAATTTTGGCCATCATACAAGTATGaatggaaggaaagaaaatattataaacatacttctcaaatgtgacccAGCTGCTTGGTTTTGAAGGCTGAATTTCCTACATGCTGTTTCACGCAGCAAAACCTATAACCGTTGCTGCCACAACGATCTCCTGTTCAGTGATTATTTATGCTGGCCATGGCCCACGTGTATGAATAGTCCCTTTCTTCTCTTGGGGACGTCTTACTCCATGCCTCAAGTCCCTAGTgttctcctcccttcccttcctaAGCAACGCCTCCTAGTCCCACAGGATGAAATAATGTTGACACTTGTTGGTTAAATGGTGTCATTGATTCAGGAAGGCTGGCCAGATGCATGAGActgagtcaagtcaagtcaagaaCTGGTTTAGCCTGGCTAACATGGAGATATATTCAAACCACCTGCTAAAAGATCTGTCAGTCTAATTGAGAGtaatgaaatgtgttaaatgtagTGAATTACAACAAATTATACAGTTGGCTTACAGAGGAtttataatatagtataatatgcAATAACGCATCACATTGTGTCTTAAAGCAGAGAAGTTGTCTCAAAACACAATCTCTCATTGGGATTAGAGCACGTTTTAAGCAGATttcaaacaatcaaacacaaacaagctgcTTTTAATGTCCACTTTGCGGCTTTACTGTGGCAGCTGAAGGGTTAACTGCTTTGCCCAAGGGTAATTTTAGATGGCAGTCTCTGAGTAGGAGGACAAGCTCATTTTCTAGCCATAGCTGCTGGTGTGATCACAGTGTGGTTGTATGACATTATGGATATCTGTAGCAAGATTGCAGAGTATGTCACTTTAGATGAAGGTTTAGTTCTTGAAATAGGTTGAAACTGAAAAGTCAGATTGAATTTGGACTCATTTCATTATCAGCAGGTAGGCTTAGAAAGTGGGAAAGTATCCttctttgatttaaaatgtatattttgtttactATGCAAACATTTCAAGTTATGTTCAAGTGTTTTAAGGAGTATTTTCTCAACCTTATTTTTGTAACCTAATATATAATGTCTTGCATTGTTATTCCCTTTTACCTGACAGTGCCAATCAATGAGAATCAGGGGAGAAATGCGTctcaaaatcttaatttgacCACCAAGGAAGCTGGTGGCGCAAAGCCTTCGACACCTGAACAGAATCCAGTATCTTCAATAGAACTCAAGAACCCTGCAACACCTGCTGGCAATGactccacaacaacaacaacagaaacagaggctCCTAAAGACAACCTCATAACAGCCATTAAACCAAAAACATCCCAAGAGAGCGAGGAAACACATCTAATGACCATCTTTGATTCCTCTGATCTGCAGCAAAAATCAGTCAACAATGACACAGGGGACACAACAGATGAGGATAAAGAAAACCCAGGCAAAGTGCCGTTAACAGATGAACTTGCTGCTGAAACCAGTTTAGTGTCTTCTCCAGAATCTCCCACCACCTCTGTCAAAGCTACTGAATCAGCCAAACCTGTAacggaagaggaagaagcaccTGTCTCTGAATTCAAACCCTCCAACACACTGGACCCTGAGTCCACTGTCCAGGACACTGAAGCAGACCTGCTGCAGACCACTGACAAAGGACCAGCACCTCACATTGATCTGGATGGTTAcacagatgaggaagaggacgaTGACGACG
The Enoplosus armatus isolate fEnoArm2 chromosome 13, fEnoArm2.hap1, whole genome shotgun sequence genome window above contains:
- the c13h5orf15 gene encoding keratinocyte-associated transmembrane protein 2; the protein is MATCRKMGRSRRNICALSLVIFIQLLASGCLSAPVNITTEVPINENQGRNASQNLNLTTKEAGGAKPSTPEQNPVSSIELKNPATPAGNDSTTTTTETEAPKDNLITAIKPKTSQESEETHLMTIFDSSDLQQKSVNNDTGDTTDEDKENPGKVPLTDELAAETSLVSSPESPTTSVKATESAKPVTEEEEAPVSEFKPSNTLDPESTVQDTEADLLQTTDKGPAPHIDLDGYTDEEEDDDDEEGTYSDDGDNTDNIYEGNDDGKDQTENRLQQPDRMEVTRYKGAESYNTEDEDSHFFFHLVILAFLVAIVYITYHNKRKIFLLAQSRRWKDSLCSRNTVEYHRLDQNVNEAMPSLKMTRDYIF